CCGTGCCCCTGAGCCCGGAAATCAAGGCCCTGGACAAGGTCAAGCAGCTGACCCTGTCGCCCATGCTGGCCGAGGCCATTCGTCGCATCAGCAACGAAGAGTCTATCTCCGCCATGTTCGAGCACTAAGCCCGGACAAGCTGGAAGTAACAGCCCGCGAACTTCGCGGGCTTTTTTGTGGACGGGATTTAAGTGCAGGGACTGGGGACTGAGGACTGGGGAAATTGTAGACTCCGGTTCGGATTTCGCCGGGCAGCAATACCAGTCCCTGTTCCCTAATCCCCGTTTTTTATCCGTAAAAGCGCACAAAATAGTACCCGCTCAGGCCCACACCAAAGGCGACAATGGCCCAGGCCAGCAGCTTCGGCTTGATCCACTCCAGCAGCCGGGCACCCAGCTTGCCGCCGAGCAGATAGCCCAGCGCGAGCAACAGGGCCTCGTGCCAGTACACCAGTCCCGACAGGGAATACACCACAATGGTGGCACCGCTGGCCAGCATCGACAGATACAGCTTGATGGCGTGCTGCTGCAGGCTGGAGCCCAGCCGCAGCTGACCCATCAGCGCCATCAGCAGCACGCCCAGACCACCGCCAAAAAAGCCGCCGTAAAAGCTGCCACTTAACAGCACCGGCCAGGCCTTTGGTTTCATGGCAAGGGGGCCTTCAAACCCCTGGCTGCTGAGCAGCTGCCGGCCGTAAAGCAGGCTCACCCCCAGCAACAACCAGGGCACCAGATAATTGAAGTGGTCGGCATGAAACCGGGTCAGGGCAAAAGCCCCCAGCCCGCCCCCGGCCAGGCCGATCAGGGTCAGCGCCAGCAGCGGACCGCCCCGCAGGCGACGGCGCATGCCCCAGAAGGCGCTGACATAACCGGGCCAGGATGCCACACTGGCGGTGGCCACGGCCCCGGTGCTGGGAATGCCCGCCCCCAGCAGGGCCGGCAGAGTAAAAAACAGACCGCCACCGGCCAGCGCATTGACCACGCCGGCCAGCAGGGACCAACCCAGAAGTTCAAACATGATGGTATCCGTGAAAATCGAGTGCAGAAAAGCAGGATAAAGCGAAGGAGCCGCTTTTGAATGCACAATCATAGCACAGATTGTAAACAATACATGTGGTATCTATACGCGGCCGGTGCCATGGCAAATCCGGCCCTGACGGTGGCCATTATCGCCGCACTTCATTAGAATGTGGCGTCATTTTAACGGCCGATTCTGCTATGCAACCTATCGAACTCATTGTCGGGCTGGCCAACCCCGGCCCGGAATACGCCCACACCCGCCACAATGCGGGTGCCTGGTACGTCACCGAGCTGGCCCGGCTGCACGGCGCCCAGCTCAAGGAAGAAGGCAAATTCTTTGGCTGGACCGGGCGCGTGCGCATTGCCGGCCGCGACGTGCGTCTGTTGATCCCGGCCACCTTTATGAACCGCTCGGGCAAGGCGGTGGCGGCCCTGGCCAACTTTTACCAGATCCCGCCCGAAGGCATTCTGGTGGCCCACGACGAACTGGACCTGCCCCCGGGCACCGCCCGCTTCAAGCAGGGCGGCGGTCACGGCGGCCACAACGGCCTGCGCGACATCATCAGCAGTCTGGGCAACAGCAAGGATTTTTACCGGCTGCGGCTGGGCATCGGCCACCCCGGCGACAAGTCCCGGGTGGCCGGCTTTGTGCTGACCAGGGCACCGGCCGCCGAGCAGACCCTGCTCGACGCCACCGTGGACGAAGCCGCCCGCGCCACCGATATTTTATTCAAGGATGGCATGGTCAGGGCGATGAACCGCCTGCATGCCTTCAACGCCGATTCCACCAAGTAATTTCAGGACACCATCATGGGTTTTAAATGCGGTATTGTGGGTCTGCCCAACGTGGGCAAATCCACCCTGTTCAACGCTCTGACCAAGGCCGGCATCGAAGCCGCCAACTTTCCCTTCTGCACCATAGAGCCGAACACCGGCGTGGTGCCGGTGCCGGACAAACGCCTCGACGCCCTGGCCGCCATCGTCAACCCGCAGCGGGTGCTGCCCACCACCATGGAATTCGTGGACATCGCCGGCCTGGTGGCCGGTGCCTCCAAGGGCGAAGGCCTGGGCAACAAGTTTCTGGCCAACATTCGCGAGACCGACGCCATCGGCCATGTGGTGCGCTGCTTTGAAAACGACAATATCGTCCACGTGGCCGGCAAGGTATCGCCGAAAGACGATATCGAAATCATCAACACCGAGCTGGCCCTGGCGGATCTGGATACCTGCGAGCGCGCCATTACCCGTAACGCCAAGAAGGCCAAGGGTGGCGACAAGGACGCCAAGTTCGAAATCACCGTACTGGAAAAACTGCTGCCGGTGCTGGAAGAAGCCAAAGTGCTGCGCAGCGTTGAGCTGACCAGGGAAGAAAAGGCCGCCATCGACTACCTGAACTTCCTCACCATCAAGCCGACCATGTACATTGCCAACGTCAATGAAGACGGCTTTGAAAACAACCCCTACCTGGCCGAGGTGGAAGCCATTGCCGCCGCCGAAAACGCCATTGTGGTGCCGGTGTGCGCCGCCATGGAATCCGAAATCGCCGAGCTGGACGCGGAAGAAGCCGCCGAATTCATGGATGACATGGGTCTGGAAGAGCCGGGTCTGAACCGGGTGATCCGCGCCGGTTACCAGTTGCTGAACCTGCAGACCTACTTCACCGCCGGGGTGAAGGAAGTGCGTGCCTGGACCATTCCCGTGGGCGCCACCGCGCCCCAGGCCGCCGGCAAGATCCACACCGACTTTGAAAAGGGCTTTATTCGCGCCCAGACCATAGGTTATGAAGACTACATCACCTACAAGGGTGAGCAGGGCGCCAAGGAAGCGGGCAAGATGCGCTCCGAAGGCAAGGACTACATCGTCAAAGACGGCGATGTGATGAACTTCCTGTTCAACGTCTGAGCGTTCTGCACGCTTGCTTCAAGGCCGGGCATGTTCCCGGCCTTTTTTGTTTTTCCCGTTTTCGCAGAAAAAACCGGCCTTGTTGACCACCCCTTCATCACCATGCCGCTTTTATGGCCAACCGACCGTGGCACGCCATTTTTTTACGGAAAAACGGTTGACGCTGTCGGCCCGGATACGCATAATGCGCCCCGTTCGGTGACGGATGGTCATCAACAAGCAGTGGCTATGTAGCTCAGTTGGTTAGAGCACATCACTCATAATGATGGGGTCGCAGGTTCGAATCCCGCCATAGCCACCATTGCTGGGGTATCGCCAAGCGGTAAGGCAGCGGGTTTTGATCCCGCCATTCCCAGGTTCGAATCCTGGTACCCCAGCCATTTTCAGAAAAGGTTGAAGACCAAGCGGGTATTATCCCGGCGCTGGTGCCCAGGCACAAACCGCAGCTTCAACCGTTTTCACAGTGGCTGATATCAAAAAATTTGTTATCATCCATTCGCTGTTGGGGTATCGCCAAGCGGTAAGGCAGCGGGTTTTGATCCCGCCATTCCCAGGTTCGAATCCTGGTACCCCAGCCATTTCAAGCGCATACGACGGCCAGTGCGTATCGCAACATTGAGGCGACTCAATGCTTTATGTGGCTATGTAGCTCAGTTGGTTAGAGCACATCACTCATAATGATGGGGTCGCAGGTTCGAATCCCGCCATAGCCACCACTCTTTTCGCGGGAGTGGCGAAATTGGTAGACGCACCAGATTTAGGTTCTGGCGCCGCAAGGTGTGCGAGTTCAAGTCTCGCCTCCCGCACCATTAAAAATTGGGGTATCGCCAAGCGGTAAGGCAGCGGGTTTTGATCCCGCCATTCCCAGGTTCGAATCCTGGTACCCCAGCCATCTATCGAAAAGCCGGCCTTTGGGTCGGCTTTTTTGCTTTCTGAGGTTAAGGATTAGGGATTAGGGATTAGGGATTAGGGATTAGGGAATCGTACCAGTCCCTGCTCCCCATTCCCTGCAGTTACAGCCCCATGGCGTACTTCATCACCTGTTTCTTCAGCGGGCCGCTGTGCTCGGCGGCCCTGAGACCCAGATTGCGCAGCAGCCTGAGCGGCGCCAGCTCATTGCTGAAAGCCAGGTAAAACACGTCCATGGCCCCCTGCATCAGCAGGTTGTCGGGGCGGCGGCGGCATTCAAAGCGCCTGAGCAGGGTAGTGGTGGCAATATCCTCTCCCCGTTCCACCGCCTGATGTACCAGCTCGCTCAGCACCGCCACGTCCTTGAAGCCGAGGTTCACTCCCTGCCCCGCCAGTGGATTGATGGTGTGGGCGGCATCGCCGAGCAGCACCACTGCCCCCTTGACGTAGTGATTGGCGTGGCGCCGGCGCAGGGCAAAGTGGCCCTTGTCCAGCACCCGCACCGGACCAAGACGGGCGGGAAAATGCGTCCCTATCTCGGCTTCCAGCGCCTGGTTGCTCAGGGCCGCCAGTTGCTCGATACGCGCCTTGCCGTCGTACCACACCAGCGAAGCCTTACCATGGCCCAGCGGCAGCAGCGCCCGGGGGCCGCTGGCGCAGAACTGTTGCCAGGTGATGTCCTGCTCCAGTTGCTCGCCTTGAACGCTTATCAGCATGCACTGCTGGGCGTAGTCCCAGGCGGTGACGCCAATGCCGGCCAGTTGCCGTACCCGGGACTCGGCACCGTCACAGGCCAGCACCAGCCGCGCCTGCACCCGAGAGCCATCCCCCAGCGTCAGCAACGCGCCTTCAGAGGTTTGCTCAAGCGTATCCAGCGTTTGCGGACAGTCGAGGGTGACATTGTGCCACTGGGCCAGCGCCTGCCACAGGCCCAGCTGAATGACCCGGTTTTCCAGCATGTAGCCCAGATACTCGCAGCCCAGCTCGGCGGCGCTGAAGCGGGTGGCAAAGCCCGGCCACTCGCAGGCTTCCAGTCGCTGATAGGGCCAGGCGCGCATGTGAGCGATGGCCTCCCAGGCACCGGCCTGCTGCAGCAGCCGCACCGAGGCGGCGCTGACCGAGGAAATGCGCAGATCATGGGGTTGCGCGGGCGAAAACTCGCGTGGCTGCCGGCTTTCCAGCACCCGAATGGCCAGCCCGCTGGGCGCCAGCAGCGCCGCCGCCAGGGCCCCCACCATGCCGCCGCCAATAATGGCGATATCGCACTGTTGCATTGTCCAACCTCCGGATTTTTCGGCCATTCTACCCCAATTTCCCTGATTTCGCCGGGGGCAATTTGCCCACTTGGCGCCCCCTTGTGGCTGGATATTATCTGGCCACTACCGGGAGAAAGGAGTAGAATGCCCGGTCCAAAACGCACGACCTTTTGCAGTAATTCAAGAGCGCCATGAGCAAAAAACTTCATATCAAGACCTGGGGCTGTCAGATGAACGAATACGATTCATCCAAGATGGCCGATCTGCTGGACGCCAGCCACGGCTACCAGCTCACCGAAGAAGCAGAGCAGGCCGACGTGCTGCTGCTCAACACCTGCTCCATTCGCGAGAAGGCCCAGGAGAAGGTCTTTCATCAGCTCGGCCGCTGGCGCCCGCTCAAGGAAGCCAATCCCAAACTGGTGATCGGCGTGGGTGGCTGCGTGGCCTCGCAGGAAGGCGACGCCATTCGCGCCCGTGCTCCCTTTGTGGACATCGTGTTCGGTCCGCAAACCCTGCACCGGCTGCCGGCCATGATCAAGTCGGTGCTGGAAGGCCGCGGTGCCCAGGTGGACGTGGCGTTTCCCGAGATCGAGAAATTCGACAACCTGCCCGAACCCAAAGCCGAAGGTGCCACTGCCTTTGTCTCCATCATGGAAGGCTGCTCCAAGTACTGCTCCTTCTGCGTGGTGCCCTACACCCGCGGCGAGGAGGTGAGCCGCCCGCTGGATGACGTGCTCTATGAAATCGCCCAGCTCGCCGAGCAGGGCGTGCGCGAAGTCAACCTGCTGGGCCAGAACGTCAATGCCTACCGGGGCGAAACCCACGACGGCGACATCTGCAGCTTTGCCGAGCTGCTGCGCCTGGTGGCGGCCATCGACGGCATCGACCGCATTCGCTACACCACCAGCCACCCCATCGAGTTCACCGACGACATTATCGAGGTGTACAAGGATACCCCCGAGGTGGTCAGCTTCCTGCACCTGCCGGTGCAGAGCGGCTCGGATCGCATTCTGACCCTGATGAAGCGCCCGCACACCGCCCTAGAATACAAGTCCAAGATCCGCAAGCTGCGCGCCGCCCGCCCCGACATCACCATCAGCTCCGACTTTATCGTGGGCTTTCCCGGGGAAGAGGCCGATGACTTTGAAAAGACCATGAAACTCATCGAGGACGTGGGTTTTGACATGAGTTTCAGCTTTATTTACAGCCCCCGTCCGGGCACCCCGGCCGCCGATCTGCCCGACGACATTCCCATGGAAGAGAAAAAGGAACGGCTGTACCGGCTGCAGAACACCATCAACAACCAGGCGCAGCTGATCAGCCGGCAGATGCTGGGCTCCACCCAGCGCATTCTGGTGGAAGGCCCGTCCAAGCTGAACCCCATGGAGCTGCGCGGCCGCACCGAGAACAACCGGGTGGTGAACTTCGAAGGCCCCCATCACCTGATTGGCGGTTTTGCCGATGTGGAGATCACCGAGGTCATGCCCCACAGCCTGCGCGGCAAATTCCTGCGCGGCGAAGACGAAATGGATCTGCGCACCCAGGTATCCCCCCGAAGCATTCTGGCCCGCCGCCCCGACGGCGTGCCCGACGACACCGGCGTGGCCACCTTTACCCCCTAAAAACAGGGGCGCGGGATTAGGGAACAGGGACTGGATGTCCTGCTCCCTCGTCCCTGTGCCCTATTCCCCTATATTCAGGAGTTACCTTGACAGCCAACGTCACTCATCTGGACCTTGAACTGCAGCCCGCCGACGGCCAGCGCCTGGCCAGCCTGTGCGGCCCCTTTGACGACAACATCAAGCAACTGGAACGTCGCCTGGGGGTGGAAATCAACCATCAGGACCAGCACTTTCAGATTGTCGGCCCCGAGCGCCTGTCCCGGGTGGCCGGCGACATTCTCACCCGCCTCTATGTAGAGACCCAGTCCATCAAGGGCCAGGCCGTACCCGACATTACTCCGGAGCACATTCATCTGGCCATCAAGGAAAGCCGGGTACTGGAGCAGGACGAACAGGAGGCCCACAGCGGCTATCGCTACGGCAAGGAAGTGGTGATCAAGACCAAACGGGGGCTGATCAAGCCGCGCAGCCCCAATCAGGCCCATTATGTGGCCCATATTCTCAGCCACGATATCACCTTTGGCATCGGTCCGGCGGGCACCGGCAAAACCTATCTGGCGGTGGCGGCGGCGGTGGACGCCCTGGAGCGCCAGGAAATCCGCCGCATTCTGCTGACCCGGCCGGCGGTGGAAGCGGGCGAAAAACTCGGTTTTCTGCCCGGGGATCTGAGCCAGAAGGTCGACCCCTACCTGCGTCCCCTGTACGACGCCCTGTTTGAAATGCTGGGCTTTGAGCGGGTGGAAAAGCTGATTGAGCGCAACGTGATCGAAGTGGCGCCGCTGGCCTACATGCGCGGCCGCACCCTCAACGACGCCTTTATCATTCTCGACGAAAGCCAGAACACCACGGTGGAGCAGATGAAGATGTTCCTCACCCGCATCGGTTTCAACTCCAAGGCGGTGATCACCGGCGACATCACCCAGATCGACCTGCCCCGCAACGCCCGTTCCGGACTGCGCCATGCCATTGAAGTGCTGAGCGGGGTGGAAGGGTTGTCGTTCAACTTCTTTCGTGCCGAAGACGTGGTGCGCCACCCGGTGGTGGCCCGCATCGTGCGCGCCTACGAGGCCTTTGACGACGCCCAGAAGCAACAAAAAGAACAGAAACAGAAAGAACAAGCGCCCCCTTCCCGTGAGGAGCCCAAGGCATGACCCTGTGGCTGGATCTGCAAATCGCCTGTGACGAAGCCCCCGGCCTGCCCACCGAGCAGGACTTTGAACGCTGGCTTGCCGCCGCCCTTGACGGCGAGCAGAATGAGGCCGAAGTGACCGTGCGCCTGGTGGACGAGGCCGAAAGCCAGGCCCTCAACCGGGATTATCGCGGCAAGGACAAGCCCACCAATGTACTGTCGTTTCCCTTTGAAGCCCCTCCCGGTGTGGAGCTGCCGCTGCTGGGCGATCTGGTGATCTGTCGCCAGGTGGTGGAGCGGGAAGCGGCCGAGCAAAACAAGCCGCCGCAGGCGCACTGGGCCCACATGGTGGTGCACGGCTGCTTGCATTTACTCGGTTTTGACCATATTAAGGATGACGAGGCCGAAGAAATGGAAGCCAGAGAGATAGTCATTCTGGCCGGGCTGGGCATGGACAACCCCTATCAAGACGACGAAGGTTAACAAGTGAGCGACGATAATTCACACTCAGAAAACGGTTCGTCCACAAAGAAAAACTGGCTGGAGCGACTGGGCCAGATGTTTCAGGGCGAACCGAAGAACCGGGAAGAACTGGTTGAAGTGATCATGGACGCGGGTGAACGGGATCTGATTGATCAGGACACCAAGGACATGATCGAAGGCGTACTGGAAGTGAGCGAACTGCGGGTACGCGATATCATGATCCCCCGCTCCCAGATGGTGACGGTGGAAAAATCCCAGCCGGTTTCCAGCTTTCTGCCCATGATCATCGAGTCCACCCACTCCCGCTTTCCGGTGGTGAACGAAGACAAGGATCATATCGAAGGCATTCTGCTGGCCAAGGATCTGCTGCCCTACGGCTTTGGCCTCACCGAGGAAGAATTCTCCATCGACAAAGTACTGCGCCCGGCGGTGGTGGTCCCCGAAAGCAAGCGCCTCGACAAACTGCTCAAGGAGTTCCGCGAAGAACGCTACCACATGGCCATTGTGGTGGACGAATTCGGCGGCGTGTCGGGCCTGGTCACCATCGAAGACATTCTCGAGCTGATTGTGGGCGACATCGAAGACGAGTACGACGCCGAGGAAAGCGCCGAAATCCGTCAGATCAGCAAGCGGGTGTATTCGGTGGCTGCGCTCACCGACATCGAGGATTTCAACGACTTCTTTCATACCGACTTCAGCGACGAAGAGGCCGACACCGTGGGCGGCATGGTGATGCACGCCTTTGGCCATCTGCCCGGCAAGGGTGAACAGGTGGAGCTGGGTGGCTTCATCTTCAAGGTGGCCCACGCCGATCGTCGACGGCTGCTGCAATTACAGGTTAAGATACCCGACAATCAGGAAACCTCCTCGTCGGAGCCGGTATAAGTGCTTAAATTGCTGCCATTGTTCGGGGCCCTGCTGTGCGGGGCCCTTGGCGTTCTGGCCTTCAGCCCCTTTGATCTCTGGCCGCTGGCGCTGGTGTCGCTGGCCGGACTGTTCGCCGTTACTCACCATTGCGCCCCCGGCCCCGCCGCCCGCCGCGGTTTTGTCTGGAGCCTGGGGCTTTACCTGCCCGGCCTGTGGTGGATCCACAACAGCATGACCCTGTTCGGCGGCCTGCCGCTGCCGGTGGCCTTTGTGCTGGTGGCCCTGCTGGCCGCCTATCTCAGCCTCTACACGGCGCTCGCCCTGTGGCTGGCCCACCGCTTTGTGGCTTCGCCCCGGGCCCGGCTGCTGTGGGTATTGCCGGTGCTGCTGATCGGTGCCGACTGGCTGCGCGGCTGGATGCTCACCGGCTTTCCCTGGCTGTGGTTCGGCTACTCCCAGCTGGATGGCCCGCTGGCGGGGCTGGCGCCCATTCTAGGCGTGCAGGGCATCAGCTGGCTGCTGACCTTTTCCGCCGCCGCCCTGTGTTGGCTCGGCACCGGGCTACGCTGGCGTGCCGCCGCCCTTGCGGGCGTGCTCTGGGCCCTGGGCGTGGCCAGCCAGCAGTTGCAGTGGGTATCTCCCACTCAAACCCTGCGGGTGGCCCTGGTGCAGGGCAATATCGAACAATCCCTGAAGTGGGTTCCGGGGCAACTGGAGCACAGCCTGAAGCGCTATCTGGACCTGACCCGGCCGGCGCTGAATGCCGATGTGGTAATCTGGCCCGAATCCGCCCTGCCCGCCTCCGAGCAGCAGCTGGCCCCCTGGCTGGAGCAGGTCGACAAACTGATGTTTGAGCGGGGCCAGAGCCTGATCACCGGCCTGGTGTCCCGCCCCGCCGAAGGCGAGGTGTACAACGCCGTGCTGGGGCTGGGCAACGGCCATTACCGGCCGGGCCAGGACAACCGCTACTACAAGCAGCAGCTGGTGCCCATTGGCGAGTTCGTGCCCTTTGGCGACTGGCTGCGGCCCCTGGCGCCGTTTTTCAACCTGCCCATGTCGTCCTTTTCCCGGGGGGAGTCCGGCCAGGCCGACATTCACGCCGCCGGCCGCGACATGAGCGTGGCCATCTGCTATGAGGTGGCCTTCCCGGGGCTGGTGCGGGCCAACATGAAGCCGAGCACCGACTTTCTGCTGACGGTGTCGAACGATACCTGGTTTGGCCGCTCCATCGGCCCCTGGCAGCACCAGCAAATCGCCCGCATGCGCGCTCTGGAGCTGGGCCGGCCGATGATCCGCGCCACCAATAACGGCGTGACCCTGGTGACCGATGAAAAAGGCCGCATGAGCGCCAGCCTGCCCCAGTTTGAGCAGGGGGTGCTTACCGCCGAGGTGATTGGCATGACCGGGCTCACCCCCTATGCCCGTTTTGGCAACCTGCCGTTGCTGGCGGTGCTGGGACTGAGCCTGCTGATTGCCGCCCGCTGTCGCCAGCCTGCCGGCCGGCTGGTCATGGCCGAACGGCGGCTGTTTAAATAACCGGTTTACGAGACAAGGAAGGATTTCGCAGGAGACTGTGCTCCATGCCATGGACTCCGGGTCATGCCCGGAGTGCCGGTATTTTGTAACGCCTCAAGGCGTGAGCGGATGGCGAATAAAAGTATGGTGATTGCATTCCAGACAGGTGGTCAGCACCTCGGGGTGTGTTACCTCATGGCGGTGGGCGCACAGGGTACAGTCGTACAGACCCGGGCCCACCACCTCGCCGGCCTGATATTCACCGTGATGGGCCAGGTCCTCGCCTAGCTCCTGCCATTCCAGCTGACTCTTGTCGGTCACGCCGGCCAGCCAGCCCCACACCGTTTCGCTGATGCGCCGGTAAAACAGACTGTCGCGAAAGCCCCCCTGTTCATCGCCAAAGGCGGCCAGATCCCGCTTTACATACTCGGCGATCAGCGCCAGCTCGTCCTTGGTGAGATCCCCGGCCGCTTCCATGTAGGCCTGGGTCTTTTCCACCGCTTCCTTGATGGTGGTGTTCTCCGCCATTTCCCACTGGCGCTGCAGCTCTTCCACAAAGGCGTCGTACCCTTTCCTGTGCTTGTCGTCTTGCTCGCTCATGGTCTTGTCCTCTCAGGCAGGCCCGGGGTGAGCTATTGTTGCCGGCTACCCCCTAAGGTATTCTATGCCGATTTATCGCTGGTGTTACCACTCATTTACGGAACCGGACGTCATAATGCAAGAGCAATACAATCCCCAGAATATCGAGCCCCGCGTGCAGCAGCACTGGGACGCGCAGCAGACCTTCAAGGCCACGGAGCAGCCCGGCAAGGACAAGTTCTATTGTCTGTCGATGTTCCCCTACCCTTCAGGTCGGCTACATATGGGGCACGTCCGTAACTACACCATAGGCGACGTTATCTCCCGCTATCAACGGCTGCAGGGCAAAAACGTGCTGCAACCCATCGGCTGGGACGCCTTTGGCCTGCCCGCCGAAAACGCCGCCATCAACAACAAGACGGCGCCGGCGCCCTGGACCTACGAAAACATCGAATATATGAAGAACCAGCTCAAGCGGCTGGGCTTTGGTTACGACTGGGACCGGGAGCTGGCCACCTGTACGCCGGAGTATTACCGCTGGGAACAGTGGTTCTTTACCAAGTTGTATGAAAAGGGCCTGGTGTACAAAAAGACCTCCTCGGTCAACTGGTGCCCCAACGACGAAACCGTGCTCGCCAACGAGCAGGTCAACGACGGCTGCTGCTGGCGCTGCGACACCCCGGTGGAGCAAAAGGAAATTCCCCAGTGGTTTATCAAGATCACCGACTACGCCGATGAGCTGCTGCGCGACATCGACGAGCTGGAGGGCTGGCCCGAGCAGGTCAAGACCATGCAGCGCAACTGGATTGGCCGCAGCGAGGGCGTGACCCTGCGCTTTGACGTGGCCGGC
The Oceanimonas pelagia genome window above contains:
- a CDS encoding PhoH family protein, with product MTANVTHLDLELQPADGQRLASLCGPFDDNIKQLERRLGVEINHQDQHFQIVGPERLSRVAGDILTRLYVETQSIKGQAVPDITPEHIHLAIKESRVLEQDEQEAHSGYRYGKEVVIKTKRGLIKPRSPNQAHYVAHILSHDITFGIGPAGTGKTYLAVAAAVDALERQEIRRILLTRPAVEAGEKLGFLPGDLSQKVDPYLRPLYDALFEMLGFERVEKLIERNVIEVAPLAYMRGRTLNDAFIILDESQNTTVEQMKMFLTRIGFNSKAVITGDITQIDLPRNARSGLRHAIEVLSGVEGLSFNFFRAEDVVRHPVVARIVRAYEAFDDAQKQQKEQKQKEQAPPSREEPKA
- a CDS encoding TSUP family transporter — protein: MFELLGWSLLAGVVNALAGGGLFFTLPALLGAGIPSTGAVATASVASWPGYVSAFWGMRRRLRGGPLLALTLIGLAGGGLGAFALTRFHADHFNYLVPWLLLGVSLLYGRQLLSSQGFEGPLAMKPKAWPVLLSGSFYGGFFGGGLGVLLMALMGQLRLGSSLQQHAIKLYLSMLASGATIVVYSLSGLVYWHEALLLALGYLLGGKLGARLLEWIKPKLLAWAIVAFGVGLSGYYFVRFYG
- the lnt gene encoding apolipoprotein N-acyltransferase, which produces MLKLLPLFGALLCGALGVLAFSPFDLWPLALVSLAGLFAVTHHCAPGPAARRGFVWSLGLYLPGLWWIHNSMTLFGGLPLPVAFVLVALLAAYLSLYTALALWLAHRFVASPRARLLWVLPVLLIGADWLRGWMLTGFPWLWFGYSQLDGPLAGLAPILGVQGISWLLTFSAAALCWLGTGLRWRAAALAGVLWALGVASQQLQWVSPTQTLRVALVQGNIEQSLKWVPGQLEHSLKRYLDLTRPALNADVVIWPESALPASEQQLAPWLEQVDKLMFERGQSLITGLVSRPAEGEVYNAVLGLGNGHYRPGQDNRYYKQQLVPIGEFVPFGDWLRPLAPFFNLPMSSFSRGESGQADIHAAGRDMSVAICYEVAFPGLVRANMKPSTDFLLTVSNDTWFGRSIGPWQHQQIARMRALELGRPMIRATNNGVTLVTDEKGRMSASLPQFEQGVLTAEVIGMTGLTPYARFGNLPLLAVLGLSLLIAARCRQPAGRLVMAERRLFK
- the miaB gene encoding tRNA (N6-isopentenyl adenosine(37)-C2)-methylthiotransferase MiaB — its product is MSKKLHIKTWGCQMNEYDSSKMADLLDASHGYQLTEEAEQADVLLLNTCSIREKAQEKVFHQLGRWRPLKEANPKLVIGVGGCVASQEGDAIRARAPFVDIVFGPQTLHRLPAMIKSVLEGRGAQVDVAFPEIEKFDNLPEPKAEGATAFVSIMEGCSKYCSFCVVPYTRGEEVSRPLDDVLYEIAQLAEQGVREVNLLGQNVNAYRGETHDGDICSFAELLRLVAAIDGIDRIRYTTSHPIEFTDDIIEVYKDTPEVVSFLHLPVQSGSDRILTLMKRPHTALEYKSKIRKLRAARPDITISSDFIVGFPGEEADDFEKTMKLIEDVGFDMSFSFIYSPRPGTPAADLPDDIPMEEKKERLYRLQNTINNQAQLISRQMLGSTQRILVEGPSKLNPMELRGRTENNRVVNFEGPHHLIGGFADVEITEVMPHSLRGKFLRGEDEMDLRTQVSPRSILARRPDGVPDDTGVATFTP
- the ybeY gene encoding rRNA maturation RNase YbeY, whose translation is MTLWLDLQIACDEAPGLPTEQDFERWLAAALDGEQNEAEVTVRLVDEAESQALNRDYRGKDKPTNVLSFPFEAPPGVELPLLGDLVICRQVVEREAAEQNKPPQAHWAHMVVHGCLHLLGFDHIKDDEAEEMEAREIVILAGLGMDNPYQDDEG
- the corC gene encoding CNNM family magnesium/cobalt transport protein CorC (CorC(YbeX) belongs to the Cyclin M Mg2+ Exporter (CNNM) family, and was characterized as belonging to a set of three proteins, at least one of which must be present for CorA to function.), which codes for MSDDNSHSENGSSTKKNWLERLGQMFQGEPKNREELVEVIMDAGERDLIDQDTKDMIEGVLEVSELRVRDIMIPRSQMVTVEKSQPVSSFLPMIIESTHSRFPVVNEDKDHIEGILLAKDLLPYGFGLTEEEFSIDKVLRPAVVVPESKRLDKLLKEFREERYHMAIVVDEFGGVSGLVTIEDILELIVGDIEDEYDAEESAEIRQISKRVYSVAALTDIEDFNDFFHTDFSDEEADTVGGMVMHAFGHLPGKGEQVELGGFIFKVAHADRRRLLQLQVKIPDNQETSSSEPV
- the ychF gene encoding redox-regulated ATPase YchF — translated: MGFKCGIVGLPNVGKSTLFNALTKAGIEAANFPFCTIEPNTGVVPVPDKRLDALAAIVNPQRVLPTTMEFVDIAGLVAGASKGEGLGNKFLANIRETDAIGHVVRCFENDNIVHVAGKVSPKDDIEIINTELALADLDTCERAITRNAKKAKGGDKDAKFEITVLEKLLPVLEEAKVLRSVELTREEKAAIDYLNFLTIKPTMYIANVNEDGFENNPYLAEVEAIAAAENAIVVPVCAAMESEIAELDAEEAAEFMDDMGLEEPGLNRVIRAGYQLLNLQTYFTAGVKEVRAWTIPVGATAPQAAGKIHTDFEKGFIRAQTIGYEDYITYKGEQGAKEAGKMRSEGKDYIVKDGDVMNFLFNV
- the pth gene encoding aminoacyl-tRNA hydrolase, producing the protein MQPIELIVGLANPGPEYAHTRHNAGAWYVTELARLHGAQLKEEGKFFGWTGRVRIAGRDVRLLIPATFMNRSGKAVAALANFYQIPPEGILVAHDELDLPPGTARFKQGGGHGGHNGLRDIISSLGNSKDFYRLRLGIGHPGDKSRVAGFVLTRAPAAEQTLLDATVDEAARATDILFKDGMVRAMNRLHAFNADSTK
- a CDS encoding FAD-dependent monooxygenase, whose protein sequence is MQQCDIAIIGGGMVGALAAALLAPSGLAIRVLESRQPREFSPAQPHDLRISSVSAASVRLLQQAGAWEAIAHMRAWPYQRLEACEWPGFATRFSAAELGCEYLGYMLENRVIQLGLWQALAQWHNVTLDCPQTLDTLEQTSEGALLTLGDGSRVQARLVLACDGAESRVRQLAGIGVTAWDYAQQCMLISVQGEQLEQDITWQQFCASGPRALLPLGHGKASLVWYDGKARIEQLAALSNQALEAEIGTHFPARLGPVRVLDKGHFALRRRHANHYVKGAVVLLGDAAHTINPLAGQGVNLGFKDVAVLSELVHQAVERGEDIATTTLLRRFECRRRPDNLLMQGAMDVFYLAFSNELAPLRLLRNLGLRAAEHSGPLKKQVMKYAMGL